One genomic window of Coleofasciculus sp. FACHB-1120 includes the following:
- a CDS encoding efflux RND transporter permease subunit, whose protein sequence is MNISGWSIRKPVPTLVLFLILTVVGWFSFTGLGIDINPNIDLPTVSITVTQAGAGPAELESQVTKPIEDAVAGLGNIDQLNSTVNDGVSTTVVNFVLGTDSDRATNDVRNAVAQIRQSLPADINEPIVQRLEFSGGPIMNYAVISKQKSVEELSNLVDETISRALLSVEGVAQIKRVGGVDREIRVNLDPDRLQALGITATQVNDQIRALNVNLPGGRAELGGSEQSIRTLGSAPNVQALQNYEIILPNGGSVPLSSLGEIRDASADPRQAALLNNQPVVSFSVLRSTGSTLVTVEEGVRQKVEELQKTLGTDVQLKLIFTRADFIRESYEGTIDDLIQASGLAVLTIMIFLRNWRATLITAVALPLSMLPTFAVQYLLGYTLNNMTLLALALAVGNLVDDAVVEIENMDRHMDMGKTPFQAALDSSAEVGLAVLASAATIIAVFLPVAFMGGIPGQFFQPFGVTVAVSTIFSTLVARTVTPMMGAYLLKPKKTSPANHASGNGNGNGANSRKKNRFQPYRFVLKWALRHRLTTMAIALAFFLGSLALVPFIPKGLFDNGDIGFSEVAVQLPPGSTLEDTKKVVQQTTRLIQQSPAVESVLATTEVNTANLFVNLKPKEQREDIPQKKFENQMRQEFPQVPGARISFQSQGAGGAGKDLSIVLKSENPEALNLAADALEKQMRSVPGLVEATSTASLVKPEILIIPDAARAADLGVTVQAIARTASLATIGDNEANLAKFNLPDRQIPIRVQIDPDARQDIDTLKNLQVPSQNGNLVPLVSVADIRFGSGPAQIDRFNRARQVSVQANLQGVALGDAVQAVQQLPALRNLPAGVTQESAGDAEIMQEIFGRFGSAIGLAIMCIYAILVLLYNNFLHPLTIMVALPLSLGGALLGLMIAQEALGLYALIGIVLLMGIVTKNSILLVDYTLINQEEGKSQYQALIAAGMDRLRPILMTSLATIAGTIPLALGIGAGAEVRAPMGIALMGGFTTSTLLTLVVVPVLFTYVDNLQRWLVQLPKRGFGRKRGHKNGGVRRTNSQGKRSLPPTPNPEQDKFPIGKK, encoded by the coding sequence ATGAACATTTCCGGCTGGTCAATTCGCAAACCCGTTCCCACCCTGGTCTTATTTTTGATTTTGACCGTGGTAGGTTGGTTTTCTTTTACAGGTTTGGGCATTGATATCAACCCAAATATCGATCTACCAACGGTTTCGATTACCGTCACCCAGGCGGGGGCGGGACCAGCGGAACTGGAATCTCAGGTGACGAAACCGATTGAAGATGCTGTGGCGGGTCTGGGAAATATAGACCAATTAAATTCAACAGTTAACGACGGCGTCTCTACCACCGTCGTTAATTTTGTATTGGGGACAGATAGCGATCGCGCGACGAATGATGTCCGCAATGCCGTCGCCCAAATTCGCCAAAGTTTACCCGCAGACATCAACGAACCGATCGTGCAACGGCTGGAGTTCTCCGGGGGGCCGATTATGAACTACGCCGTCATTTCTAAGCAAAAATCGGTAGAGGAATTAAGTAATCTAGTTGACGAAACGATTAGTCGCGCCCTGTTGTCGGTAGAGGGAGTCGCTCAAATCAAGCGGGTTGGCGGTGTTGACCGCGAGATTCGCGTCAATCTCGATCCCGATCGTCTGCAAGCTCTGGGAATTACAGCCACTCAAGTCAACGACCAAATCCGCGCCCTCAACGTCAACTTACCCGGCGGACGAGCGGAGTTAGGCGGGAGCGAACAAAGCATTCGCACCTTAGGCAGTGCGCCAAATGTCCAGGCATTGCAAAACTATGAGATTATCCTTCCCAACGGGGGTTCGGTGCCCTTGTCTAGTCTGGGAGAGATCCGCGATGCTTCTGCCGACCCCCGGCAGGCGGCACTACTGAATAATCAACCCGTCGTGTCTTTTTCTGTCTTGCGTAGCACTGGTAGCACGCTGGTGACGGTGGAAGAAGGGGTACGCCAGAAAGTAGAAGAACTGCAAAAAACCCTAGGGACGGATGTCCAGCTAAAACTCATCTTTACTCGCGCTGACTTTATCCGCGAATCCTATGAAGGCACGATTGATGACTTGATCCAAGCCTCCGGGCTGGCAGTGCTGACGATTATGATCTTTTTGCGGAACTGGCGTGCCACGTTGATTACTGCCGTGGCACTGCCGTTGTCCATGCTGCCCACCTTTGCCGTGCAATATTTACTGGGTTACACCCTCAACAACATGACTTTGCTGGCATTGGCGCTCGCGGTGGGGAACTTGGTGGATGATGCCGTTGTAGAAATTGAGAATATGGATCGCCACATGGATATGGGCAAAACGCCCTTCCAAGCGGCTTTAGATTCTTCTGCGGAGGTGGGTTTGGCAGTGCTGGCGAGCGCGGCGACGATTATCGCGGTGTTTTTGCCAGTTGCGTTTATGGGTGGAATTCCGGGGCAGTTTTTCCAGCCGTTTGGGGTGACGGTTGCGGTCTCGACTATCTTCTCTACTCTGGTGGCGCGGACGGTTACGCCGATGATGGGTGCTTATTTGCTCAAACCGAAGAAGACTTCACCCGCCAATCACGCATCCGGAAATGGAAACGGGAACGGCGCTAACAGCCGGAAAAAAAATCGATTTCAACCCTATCGCTTTGTGCTGAAATGGGCTTTAAGGCATCGCCTGACCACGATGGCGATCGCTCTGGCATTTTTCCTAGGCAGTTTGGCGCTAGTCCCGTTTATTCCCAAGGGATTATTTGATAACGGTGACATTGGGTTCTCGGAAGTTGCCGTGCAACTCCCTCCCGGTTCGACGCTGGAAGATACTAAAAAAGTTGTACAGCAGACAACTCGGTTAATTCAGCAAAGCCCCGCCGTTGAGAGTGTCTTGGCAACGACAGAAGTCAATACTGCCAATCTTTTTGTCAATTTGAAACCGAAGGAACAACGAGAGGATATCCCTCAGAAGAAATTTGAGAATCAAATGCGCCAAGAGTTCCCTCAAGTGCCGGGGGCGCGGATTAGTTTCCAAAGCCAGGGAGCTGGAGGAGCGGGCAAGGATTTATCAATTGTCCTCAAAAGTGAAAATCCGGAAGCTTTGAACTTGGCAGCGGATGCTCTGGAAAAGCAGATGAGAAGCGTGCCCGGTTTAGTGGAAGCAACCTCTACTGCCAGTTTGGTGAAACCAGAAATTCTGATTATTCCCGATGCGGCACGAGCGGCGGATTTGGGAGTGACGGTGCAAGCGATCGCGCGTACCGCATCCCTTGCCACTATCGGCGACAATGAAGCAAATCTGGCTAAGTTTAACCTCCCCGATCGGCAAATTCCGATTCGAGTGCAGATCGATCCTGATGCTCGGCAGGATATCGACACGCTCAAAAATCTTCAGGTGCCCAGTCAAAATGGGAATCTTGTTCCGTTAGTGTCGGTGGCAGATATCCGCTTTGGCAGCGGTCCGGCACAAATCGATCGGTTTAATCGCGCTCGTCAGGTGTCGGTGCAAGCGAACTTGCAGGGCGTTGCTCTGGGAGATGCGGTGCAAGCGGTGCAGCAGCTACCTGCTCTCAGAAATCTTCCCGCCGGAGTCACGCAGGAATCGGCTGGGGATGCCGAGATTATGCAGGAGATTTTCGGTCGCTTTGGTTCGGCTATCGGACTGGCAATTATGTGTATCTATGCCATCCTGGTGCTGCTGTACAACAATTTCCTCCATCCCCTGACAATCATGGTGGCGTTGCCTTTGTCTTTAGGCGGCGCACTGTTGGGCTTAATGATTGCCCAAGAAGCGTTGGGGTTATATGCGCTAATTGGGATTGTCTTGCTGATGGGGATTGTGACGAAAAACTCCATCCTGCTGGTGGACTATACCTTGATTAACCAGGAGGAAGGCAAGTCGCAATATCAGGCGCTAATCGCCGCTGGGATGGATCGTCTGCGACCGATTTTGATGACATCTCTAGCTACGATTGCGGGAACCATTCCCCTCGCCTTGGGAATTGGTGCCGGGGCTGAAGTCCGCGCTCCGATGGGAATTGCGCTGATGGGCGGCTTCACGACTTCCACGCTGCTCACGCTGGTGGTGGTGCCGGTGCTATTCACCTACGTGGACAACTTGCAGCGCTGGCTTGTGCAACTGCCGAAGCGCGGATTTGGCAGAAAACGGGGGCACAAAAATGGCGGGGTGCGTCGGACGAATTCACAGGGAAAGAGATCGCTTCCCCCCACTCCCAACCCAGAACAAGATAAATTTCCAATCGGTAAGAAGTAG
- a CDS encoding efflux RND transporter periplasmic adaptor subunit: MDEAPKKIEVDELDDWDGDEESSDDGWKRSRKKRGLSGWKGVALGVGIGIALTAGGMKLLSQPKTAKKPDATQQAAPPSQSVTATVAQSAVVARTLTTSGTVEARELIPVLSQTTGLQIQRVLVDEGQTVEAGQVMAVLDNSVLQAQLDRGKAQLESSQAAVRQRQAALAQSRATLAEAQRNLQRYQQLAQAGAISRQELDARATTAATAREEVRLAQANINSAEAEVRSSAANLQQLQTQLGQTQVRAPASGIVTRPKVDDEIQQIARIGDVTSGSKPLFSIIRNGQLELEAQLPAIQLPQVKIGAPATITSDNDSRIRLQGRVREIAPLVNAQRREATVTIDLPQPSRGESLSLRPGMFARAAITTTTTTGVTVPAKAILPQPDGSAIVFLLSGEDTVQARKVELGEVASGDTREIKSGLKPGDRVVVAGAGYLKEGDKVRVVDSQ; the protein is encoded by the coding sequence ATGGACGAAGCCCCAAAAAAGATAGAAGTTGATGAATTAGATGACTGGGACGGTGACGAAGAATCCTCTGACGACGGCTGGAAGCGGAGCCGCAAAAAAAGAGGTCTGTCTGGTTGGAAGGGTGTGGCGCTTGGCGTAGGGATAGGCATCGCCCTCACCGCAGGCGGAATGAAACTGCTTTCACAGCCTAAGACTGCGAAGAAGCCAGATGCCACGCAACAGGCAGCACCACCCAGCCAAAGTGTCACCGCAACTGTCGCCCAATCCGCCGTGGTCGCCCGCACGCTGACAACCAGCGGCACAGTAGAAGCCCGCGAACTTATCCCCGTTTTGTCCCAGACAACCGGCTTACAAATCCAGAGAGTTTTGGTGGACGAGGGACAAACGGTGGAAGCCGGACAGGTAATGGCAGTTCTGGATAATTCCGTCCTACAAGCGCAACTCGATCGGGGGAAGGCACAGCTAGAATCAAGCCAAGCCGCTGTCCGGCAAAGACAAGCTGCCTTAGCGCAAAGCCGCGCCACCCTTGCAGAAGCCCAACGGAATCTCCAGCGTTATCAGCAACTAGCTCAGGCTGGGGCGATTAGTCGTCAAGAGCTAGATGCTCGCGCCACCACTGCCGCAACCGCGAGAGAAGAGGTTCGCCTTGCCCAAGCGAATATCAATAGTGCCGAAGCCGAGGTCAGGAGCAGTGCGGCAAATCTGCAACAACTGCAAACTCAGCTAGGGCAAACGCAGGTTCGCGCTCCGGCTAGCGGCATTGTTACCAGACCAAAAGTAGATGATGAAATTCAGCAAATAGCCCGGATTGGGGATGTCACTTCTGGCAGTAAACCGCTCTTTTCGATCATCCGCAACGGACAACTGGAACTGGAGGCACAACTTCCTGCTATCCAACTGCCGCAAGTAAAAATTGGGGCACCCGCCACGATCACCTCGGATAACGATAGCCGCATTCGCTTGCAGGGGCGAGTCAGAGAAATCGCGCCCCTCGTGAACGCACAAAGGCGGGAAGCAACCGTCACGATTGACCTGCCCCAGCCTTCGCGCGGGGAAAGCTTGTCTTTACGACCGGGGATGTTTGCCCGTGCCGCAATTACGACTACTACGACAACTGGGGTAACGGTGCCTGCCAAGGCGATACTCCCTCAGCCGGATGGTAGTGCAATTGTATTCCTGCTATCGGGTGAAGACACGGTTCAAGCTCGGAAGGTAGAACTAGGAGAAGTGGCGAGCGGGGACACAAGGGAGATTAAGAGCGGGTTAAAACCAGGCGATCGCGTCGTCGTTGCCGGTGCCGGGTATCTCAAAGAAGGCGACAAAGTTCGAGTTGTCGATAGTCAATAG
- a CDS encoding zinc-dependent alcohol dehydrogenase family protein, whose amino-acid sequence MKAVLMTASGAPEVLQLQEVPNPTIEQDTEILVRLRAAGINPIDTKLRQRGTFYPDQMPAILGCDGAGVVEAIGSGVQRFKVGNEVYFCAGGLGTKLGNYAQMAVVDERFVAKKPASISFAEAAAAPLVLITAWEALFERGRLEPKERVLIHAGAGGVGHVAIQLAKLKGAEVCTTVSSQDKADFVRELGADEVIFYQQTDFVQAVLDWTGGEGVDLAFDTVGGETFYKTFPAVRVYSDLVTILEPDPAYSNWKIARSRNLRISFELMLTPALQGLLEAQQHHAEILEQCATWIDEGSLKIHLAKTFPLEAAAAAHQLLEAGSITGKIALVIEGE is encoded by the coding sequence ATGAAAGCAGTTTTGATGACAGCATCTGGCGCACCGGAAGTCTTGCAACTTCAGGAAGTCCCAAACCCGACGATTGAACAAGACACAGAAATCCTAGTCCGTCTCCGGGCGGCGGGAATTAACCCAATTGACACTAAATTGCGGCAGCGGGGCACCTTCTATCCAGACCAAATGCCCGCTATTTTAGGCTGTGATGGCGCGGGGGTCGTGGAAGCAATCGGTTCTGGCGTCCAGCGGTTTAAGGTTGGCAATGAAGTGTATTTCTGTGCAGGTGGACTGGGGACAAAGCTGGGAAACTATGCTCAAATGGCGGTTGTCGATGAGCGATTTGTCGCCAAGAAACCCGCCTCTATAAGCTTTGCAGAAGCCGCCGCTGCCCCTCTAGTTCTGATTACTGCTTGGGAAGCCCTATTTGAACGGGGGCGACTGGAACCCAAGGAACGGGTGCTGATTCACGCGGGTGCTGGCGGTGTCGGTCACGTCGCCATTCAACTGGCGAAGCTGAAAGGTGCGGAAGTTTGTACCACGGTGAGTTCTCAGGACAAGGCTGATTTTGTCCGCGAATTGGGTGCCGATGAGGTAATTTTTTATCAGCAAACTGACTTTGTACAGGCGGTTCTAGATTGGACGGGAGGAGAGGGAGTAGACTTAGCCTTTGATACGGTAGGCGGGGAAACCTTCTATAAAACGTTCCCCGCCGTGCGGGTTTATAGCGATCTGGTGACGATTTTGGAGCCAGACCCCGCTTACTCTAATTGGAAGATTGCGCGATCGCGCAATCTCCGGATTAGCTTTGAATTGATGCTAACGCCTGCATTGCAAGGACTCCTGGAAGCTCAACAGCATCACGCAGAAATTTTAGAACAGTGTGCAACCTGGATTGATGAAGGTTCGCTGAAAATTCACCTGGCTAAAACTTTTCCCTTAGAAGCCGCCGCCGCTGCCCACCAACTGTTGGAAGCCGGATCGATTACAGGTAAAATCGCCTTGGTAATCGAGGGTGAATAA
- the cobM gene encoding precorrin-4 C(11)-methyltransferase — protein sequence MATKFTDESLSPLAPAVYIVGAGPGDPDLLTVKAQKLLAVADVILFADSLVPVQILQGVRADAEIIRTGNKTLEEILPVMIERVRSHKSVIRLHSGDPSLYGAVFEQMQALAEAEIPFEIVPGISAFQAAAAKLKVELTVPGLVQTIILTRISGRASAVPEREELASLAAHQASLCLYLAARHVEDAQAKLMQHYPADTPVAICFRVGWPDEKIFLVPLDQMATVTQQENLIRTTLYVISPALGTVENTPESLGTAKRRSRLYDPEHTHLFRQKSTNLSPDPA from the coding sequence TTGGCGACTAAATTTACTGACGAATCATTGTCTCCTTTGGCACCCGCCGTTTATATTGTCGGTGCTGGGCCGGGAGATCCAGATTTATTGACGGTTAAGGCACAGAAACTACTCGCGGTTGCGGATGTAATCTTATTTGCCGATTCTCTGGTGCCAGTGCAAATTTTGCAGGGGGTGCGTGCGGATGCAGAGATTATTCGCACCGGGAATAAAACCCTCGAAGAAATTCTGCCAGTGATGATTGAACGAGTGCGATCGCATAAATCTGTGATCCGCCTCCACTCTGGCGACCCCAGTCTCTACGGTGCTGTCTTTGAGCAAATGCAAGCCTTGGCAGAGGCTGAGATTCCTTTTGAAATTGTCCCCGGTATCAGTGCCTTCCAGGCAGCCGCCGCCAAGCTCAAAGTTGAGCTAACGGTGCCAGGACTGGTGCAGACGATTATCCTCACCCGGATTAGCGGACGCGCCTCAGCGGTGCCGGAACGGGAAGAATTAGCCTCCCTAGCAGCGCATCAGGCAAGTTTATGCCTTTACCTGGCGGCGCGTCACGTCGAAGACGCGCAAGCGAAACTGATGCAGCACTACCCCGCCGATACACCCGTGGCGATTTGCTTTCGAGTCGGTTGGCCTGATGAGAAAATCTTCTTGGTTCCTTTGGATCAAATGGCAACTGTGACGCAGCAGGAAAATTTGATTCGGACGACGCTTTATGTGATTAGCCCCGCGCTGGGGACTGTGGAAAATACGCCAGAGTCATTGGGGACAGCGAAACGTCGTTCGCGTCTGTACGATCCTGAACATACTCATCTGTTTCGCCAGAAATCAACAAACCTCTCCCCCGATCCCGCTTGA